A portion of the Oxynema aestuarii AP17 genome contains these proteins:
- a CDS encoding IucA/IucC family protein — translation MNLKPISQPVDLHLTDKQIAERTTIQSFFNCYLRETGSGALSTPEDIPNFQQFNKNWDRLIRCPLPHQGIEIIAGLRYSSPTGRHLFHFPFYYKNTVNPEYIELDYVTLVALLSKELAIVHNHHASQDELLLRVVQSCRNIEYFIRERRQDAELLSEFSSNFATTEQALIFGHHLHPTPKSRQGFAEEDLPIYSPELKGSFSLHYFRLNPAIVLEGSALDRTATQAIKQGLLEDDSISEEFKQKYCQNDGYSLLPLHPWQAHFLLRQPIGQQLRDRGLLEDLGRQGLPYLPTSSIRTVYHPDRAFMFKLSLNVKITNSLRTNLYKELERSVEVYRLLDSEIGRELGEKFPQFQIIRDPAYLAVQVNGEPLPAFATILRENPFQTNPETDATCIISLCQDSIYSDGSRLAHIIRALVKRERRSSRDISLEWFRRYLDISLDPILWLYFTHGVAVEAHQQNSVLQLKNGYPDRFYYRDNQGYYFRQSYFEHLNRFLPGIGETSQTVCDDKVSDERLGYYFFQNNLFGLINAFGVAGLIDESLLLDELRSALERVKRFNPGNSKILENLSQPKLRCKANLMTRFHDMDELVGSLASQSVYVWLDNPLHPEN, via the coding sequence ATGAACCTCAAACCGATTTCTCAACCTGTCGATCTCCATTTAACGGATAAACAAATCGCCGAACGCACCACCATTCAAAGCTTTTTTAACTGCTACTTGCGCGAAACTGGAAGCGGCGCGCTTTCCACTCCCGAAGATATTCCCAACTTTCAACAATTCAACAAGAATTGGGATCGATTGATTCGCTGTCCTTTACCTCACCAAGGGATAGAAATTATTGCCGGACTGCGTTACTCGTCTCCAACAGGTCGTCATCTGTTTCATTTTCCGTTCTACTATAAAAATACGGTCAATCCCGAATATATCGAACTCGATTACGTTACCTTAGTCGCCTTACTTTCTAAAGAATTGGCGATCGTTCACAACCATCACGCCAGTCAAGACGAACTCTTATTGCGCGTCGTTCAAAGTTGCCGCAATATCGAATATTTTATTCGCGAAAGACGCCAAGATGCCGAACTGTTAAGCGAATTTTCTAGCAATTTTGCCACCACGGAACAAGCGTTAATTTTCGGACATCATTTACACCCAACCCCGAAAAGTCGTCAGGGATTTGCTGAAGAAGATTTACCGATTTATTCTCCAGAACTGAAAGGATCGTTTTCCCTGCACTATTTTCGCCTCAATCCCGCGATCGTTCTCGAAGGATCGGCCCTGGATCGAACGGCAACTCAAGCGATCAAACAGGGACTGCTAGAAGATGACAGTATTTCTGAAGAATTCAAACAAAAATACTGTCAAAATGATGGCTATTCTTTGTTACCTTTACATCCGTGGCAAGCTCATTTTCTTCTGCGCCAACCGATCGGTCAACAGTTGCGCGATCGGGGCTTGTTAGAAGATTTAGGACGGCAAGGATTGCCCTATTTACCAACTTCTTCTATTCGGACAGTTTATCATCCAGACCGAGCTTTCATGTTCAAACTTTCTTTGAACGTGAAAATCACCAATTCTTTGCGGACAAATCTCTATAAAGAATTGGAACGTAGTGTCGAAGTGTATCGACTTTTAGACAGTGAAATTGGTCGAGAATTAGGCGAAAAATTTCCCCAATTCCAAATTATTCGCGATCCGGCTTATCTCGCCGTTCAAGTAAATGGGGAACCCTTACCCGCGTTCGCGACTATTTTGCGAGAAAACCCCTTTCAAACGAACCCAGAAACAGACGCGACTTGCATTATTTCTTTATGTCAGGATTCGATTTACAGCGACGGTTCCCGACTCGCCCACATCATTCGCGCATTAGTAAAACGGGAAAGACGATCTAGCCGCGATATCAGTTTAGAATGGTTTCGCCGCTATTTAGACATTTCTTTAGACCCGATTTTGTGGCTGTATTTCACTCACGGTGTTGCCGTAGAAGCCCACCAGCAAAATAGTGTTTTACAACTCAAAAATGGCTACCCCGATCGCTTTTACTATCGCGACAATCAGGGGTATTATTTCCGTCAATCTTACTTCGAGCATTTGAATCGTTTTCTTCCTGGAATTGGCGAAACTAGCCAGACCGTTTGCGATGACAAAGTATCTGACGAACGTTTGGGATATTACTTCTTCCAAAACAATTTATTTGGATTGATTAATGCCTTTGGCGTCGCGGGTTTAATTGACGAAAGTCTGCTATTAGACGAACTGCGATCGGCCTTGGAACGGGTGAAGCGATTTAATCCCGGCAATTCCAAAATTTTAGAGAATTTAAGTCAGCCAAAATTGCGCTGTAAGGCGAATTTAATGACTCGTTTTCACGATATGGATGAATTAGTCGGGTCGTTAGCGAGTCAGTCAGTTTACGTGTGGTTGGATAATCCCTTACACCCTGAAAACTAG
- a CDS encoding GNAT family N-acetyltransferase, which yields MKFPQTEEKLQFSYKKFDRSLEKTIAFRPVELEKDLDRIHRWMNEPHVIPFWQLNFDRDRMRSHLEKALSDRHQTLYIGYLDGVPMSYWEAYWAKDDAIAQCYEPDAGDRGIHLLIGEPKFLGKGYALPLLRAMTNLQFEFSATPKLQTQKVVTEPDIRNAKMIHIFKRCGFVFQREIELPDKRAALMFCDRQSFRKKSEQ from the coding sequence ATGAAGTTTCCACAAACTGAAGAAAAACTACAGTTTAGTTACAAAAAATTCGATCGATCGCTCGAAAAAACGATCGCCTTTCGTCCGGTCGAGTTAGAGAAAGATTTAGACCGCATTCACCGATGGATGAACGAACCTCACGTGATTCCCTTTTGGCAGTTGAATTTCGATCGCGATCGAATGAGATCGCATTTAGAAAAAGCCTTAAGCGATCGCCATCAAACCCTATATATTGGCTATCTCGATGGGGTTCCTATGAGTTATTGGGAGGCATATTGGGCCAAGGATGATGCGATCGCCCAATGTTACGAACCAGACGCGGGCGATCGCGGAATTCACTTATTAATTGGCGAACCAAAGTTTTTAGGAAAAGGCTATGCTTTGCCATTATTGCGGGCAATGACTAACCTACAGTTTGAATTTTCAGCAACGCCAAAACTTCAAACGCAAAAAGTCGTCACCGAACCGGACATCCGCAATGCCAAAATGATTCATATTTTCAAACGCTGCGGCTTTGTCTTTCAGCGAGAAATCGAACTTCCGGATAAACGGGCTGCTTTGATGTTTTGCGATCGCCAATCTTTCAGAAAAAAATCGGAACAATGA
- a CDS encoding lysine N(6)-hydroxylase/L-ornithine N(5)-oxygenase family protein, producing the protein MNGTINGKIYDLIGVGLGPFNLGLAALLDQTNLDCLFLEQKPEFQWHPGLLIENSTIQVPFLADLVTMADPCSPYSFLNYLHAQSRLYHFYFFEKFHIPRREYNHYCRWVSQQLNSCQFGQRVESLTLENIDFETYYKIESRELKTGKMNTYFAHHLVLGVGSIPQVPPCFQNIYSDHIFHSAEFLNRRDRALQSDSITVIGSGQSAAEVFYELLQQQSNYSYRLEWHTRSAGFLPMEYSKLGLEHFSPDYIDYFYHLPPQKRDRLLSEQRLLYKGISFETIADIYDLLYERSIGGQPLNVRLLPLVEVKEVERVTTEKGDRFVLGYRHSQQETRFTHETDCVILATGYRHAIPRCIDGIRDLIQWDSRGRYEVKFDYRLALNREISNHIFVQNGELHTHGIGAPDLGLGAHRNSVIINTLLGETVYPVERRNVFQQFGVA; encoded by the coding sequence ATGAACGGAACAATAAACGGAAAAATTTACGATTTAATTGGCGTCGGTCTCGGCCCATTTAACTTAGGTCTGGCCGCTTTATTAGACCAAACCAATCTCGACTGTTTATTTCTAGAACAAAAACCAGAATTTCAATGGCATCCCGGCTTACTTATTGAAAATAGTACGATTCAAGTCCCCTTTTTAGCCGACTTGGTAACGATGGCCGATCCGTGCAGTCCTTACAGCTTTTTGAACTATTTGCACGCCCAATCTCGTCTCTATCACTTCTATTTTTTCGAGAAGTTCCATATTCCTCGCCGAGAATACAATCATTACTGTCGGTGGGTTTCGCAACAGTTAAACAGTTGTCAATTTGGGCAAAGAGTAGAGTCACTTACTTTGGAAAATATCGATTTTGAAACTTATTACAAAATCGAATCCCGAGAATTAAAAACGGGAAAAATGAACACTTACTTTGCCCATCATTTAGTTTTGGGCGTCGGTAGCATCCCTCAAGTCCCACCCTGTTTCCAAAACATTTATTCCGACCATATTTTCCACTCTGCTGAATTTTTGAATCGGCGCGATCGCGCTTTACAATCTGATTCAATTACGGTCATTGGTTCCGGACAAAGTGCGGCAGAAGTCTTTTACGAACTGTTACAACAACAGTCAAACTATTCCTATCGTTTAGAATGGCATACGCGATCGGCGGGCTTTTTGCCAATGGAATATTCTAAGCTAGGATTAGAGCATTTTTCACCAGACTATATCGACTATTTCTATCACTTGCCACCCCAAAAACGCGATCGTCTGTTGTCCGAACAACGATTGCTTTACAAAGGTATTAGCTTTGAAACAATCGCCGATATTTACGATTTACTTTACGAACGATCGATCGGCGGTCAACCTCTCAATGTTCGCTTACTTCCCTTAGTAGAAGTTAAAGAAGTCGAACGCGTGACAACAGAAAAAGGCGATCGTTTCGTCCTGGGATACCGTCACAGTCAGCAAGAAACTCGCTTTACTCACGAAACCGATTGCGTCATTCTCGCCACGGGATATCGTCATGCTATTCCTCGATGCATCGACGGTATTCGCGATTTAATTCAGTGGGACAGTCGCGGTAGATATGAGGTTAAATTTGACTATCGTCTGGCTTTAAACCGCGAGATTAGCAATCATATTTTTGTCCAAAATGGCGAACTTCATACCCATGGAATAGGGGCGCCCGATTTGGGATTGGGGGCGCATCGCAACTCTGTCATTATCAATACCCTCCTCGGCGAAACAGTTTATCCAGTCGAACGCCGTAACGTGTTCCAGCAATTCGGGGTTGCCTGA
- a CDS encoding MFS transporter, whose translation MKVNPKWIPIALFSCVFISIFTEVLLSPFYPQFFSKVFGIEDLSYTGYYIFICRLTVVLCAPLWGVFSRWIEVKYLLYCAQIGTAFFTALMATSTSANCFLAYTIGLLLFKSCYLMVYPLIIQLTDSQQHSTVTGTYQAVFHGGIIAATIAGAWMVNLEAPLSLFYAIAIADLFQFLLCFIFLRDTQTRREITPPSEQHSSFGDRWGFIVAIGLIILTFQLANNLIRPFFTAYVTQSETLGITLNESSYLFMIPSAMAIAALPYIRKSFHRDRLHSIYLVGLVLLSVTLFLQGWTISLGILIIARLIYGFCLATSQSALELRLFDRSRGDRLHFNYSLAMSFANLGHLSAPLLASWLVERYTLAMPLFVAAFICAVNFLFAQKTIFRAPIFQPSEVEL comes from the coding sequence ATGAAAGTCAATCCAAAGTGGATTCCGATCGCTCTATTTTCTTGTGTCTTTATTTCAATTTTTACCGAGGTTTTACTATCGCCCTTCTATCCCCAATTTTTCAGCAAGGTTTTTGGCATTGAAGATCTTTCCTATACGGGATATTACATTTTTATCTGTCGCCTAACTGTGGTTTTATGCGCCCCTTTATGGGGAGTTTTCTCCCGTTGGATTGAAGTCAAATACTTGCTCTATTGCGCTCAAATTGGAACGGCCTTTTTTACAGCTTTAATGGCGACGAGTACGAGTGCAAATTGCTTTCTCGCTTATACGATTGGCTTGTTGTTATTTAAAAGTTGCTATTTGATGGTTTATCCATTAATTATTCAACTGACTGATTCTCAACAGCATTCCACCGTCACGGGAACCTATCAAGCGGTATTTCACGGCGGCATTATTGCCGCGACGATCGCCGGGGCTTGGATGGTCAATTTAGAAGCCCCATTGTCCCTATTTTACGCGATCGCGATCGCCGATTTATTTCAGTTTTTGTTGTGTTTTATCTTTCTAAGAGATACGCAAACTCGCCGAGAAATTACACCACCATCCGAGCAACATTCAAGCTTCGGCGATCGCTGGGGATTTATAGTGGCAATCGGCTTAATTATCCTAACCTTTCAACTGGCAAATAACTTAATTCGTCCTTTCTTTACGGCTTACGTGACCCAATCGGAAACTTTGGGCATAACCTTAAATGAAAGTAGTTATTTGTTCATGATTCCGAGTGCAATGGCGATCGCCGCGTTGCCTTACATTCGCAAATCTTTTCATCGCGATCGCCTTCATTCTATTTATCTTGTCGGACTGGTTTTATTGTCCGTTACTTTATTCCTCCAAGGATGGACTATATCCCTCGGAATTCTCATTATTGCCCGCCTTATTTACGGTTTTTGTTTGGCAACCAGTCAGTCTGCTTTAGAACTGCGGTTATTCGATCGCAGTCGGGGCGATCGCCTTCATTTTAACTATTCCCTCGCCATGTCTTTTGCCAATTTAGGCCATTTAAGTGCCCCCTTACTCGCGTCTTGGCTAGTCGAACGCTATACGTTAGCAATGCCTTTATTTGTTGCTGCTTTCATTTGTGCAGTCAACTTTCTTTTTGCCCAAAAAACGATTTTTCGGGCACCCATTTTTCAACCGTCTGAAGTCGAACTATAG
- a CDS encoding IucA/IucC family protein, with translation MKNLDTLNATLQSQRWQNVSQKLLAKMLSEFMYEEIVKPECLQQTGDRQALYKLSLPEGIAYQFEAKQRLFDSYRVKPDSIQRWDGQIWQQGSSPFQFVLDCHTAVGMTVETAGHLIKELSQTLLADAHIDRQKSEQQSEQQTDLLALDYAHLEGKMEGHPWITFNKGRIGFGYADYLAHAPENQQPVHLPWLAVSKKTAQFNAIADLDYEQAIAEELSASDLAQFKAILTAQNRNPDNYLLMPVHDWQWDNKIIPIFAEEIAKGKIVYLGKSSDLYLPQQSIRTFVNISNPHKRHVKLPLSILNTLVYRGLPGERTAIAPKVTEWITSIWKNDSFLSQKCRLILPGEVASINYEHPYFTALHGAPYQYKEMLGCLWRESVLSYCETDEKLITLAALVHIDGNGKPFVSQLIEKSGLSPQVWLDRLFNTVLPPLLHYLYRYGVVFSPHGENTILVLKDYIPHRLAMKDFVDDVNVSRHPLPELESIPADLKGILLSEPPEGLCQFIFAGLFICHHRYLSDILEEFHQYDERDFWQQVRQVILNYQRQFPELQDRFELFNLLAPKFTKLCLNRNRLITYGYADDGDRPHAAAFGKVNNALHEAISDRLNLSV, from the coding sequence ATGAAAAATTTAGACACTCTCAATGCTACTTTACAGTCGCAACGCTGGCAAAACGTTAGCCAAAAGTTGCTGGCAAAAATGCTATCCGAGTTTATGTATGAAGAGATTGTTAAACCGGAATGCCTGCAACAAACAGGCGATCGGCAAGCCCTTTATAAACTCAGTCTTCCCGAAGGCATTGCTTATCAATTTGAAGCCAAACAACGGTTATTTGATAGTTATCGTGTGAAACCGGATTCAATTCAACGGTGGGACGGTCAAATTTGGCAACAAGGATCGAGTCCATTTCAATTCGTTCTCGACTGTCATACAGCCGTTGGAATGACAGTGGAAACAGCAGGACATTTAATTAAAGAACTCAGTCAAACCTTACTCGCCGATGCCCATATCGATCGGCAAAAAAGCGAACAACAAAGCGAACAACAAACAGATTTACTCGCTTTAGATTACGCCCATCTTGAAGGAAAAATGGAGGGACATCCTTGGATTACCTTCAATAAAGGGCGAATCGGTTTTGGATATGCCGACTATTTGGCCCATGCCCCAGAAAATCAGCAACCCGTTCATCTCCCATGGCTGGCCGTTTCTAAAAAAACCGCCCAATTTAATGCGATCGCCGATCTCGACTACGAACAAGCGATCGCAGAAGAATTATCAGCAAGCGATCTCGCCCAATTTAAAGCAATTTTAACCGCGCAAAATCGCAATCCCGATAATTATTTATTGATGCCCGTTCATGACTGGCAGTGGGACAATAAAATCATCCCAATTTTTGCCGAAGAAATTGCTAAAGGAAAGATCGTCTATCTCGGCAAAAGCAGCGATCTTTATTTACCCCAGCAGTCTATTCGGACATTTGTTAATATTAGTAATCCCCACAAACGTCACGTTAAATTACCTCTGAGTATTCTCAATACGTTGGTTTATCGAGGACTGCCGGGGGAACGGACTGCGATCGCCCCTAAAGTTACTGAATGGATTACATCGATTTGGAAAAATGACTCATTTCTTTCTCAAAAATGTCGCTTAATTTTGCCGGGAGAAGTAGCTAGTATTAACTACGAACATCCCTATTTTACTGCCCTGCATGGGGCGCCTTATCAATATAAAGAAATGCTGGGTTGTCTGTGGCGGGAAAGTGTTTTATCTTACTGCGAAACTGACGAAAAATTGATTACTTTAGCTGCTTTAGTTCATATCGATGGAAATGGCAAACCTTTTGTGTCACAACTGATTGAAAAATCGGGATTGTCACCGCAAGTTTGGTTAGACCGCTTGTTTAATACCGTATTGCCCCCGCTTTTACATTATCTCTATCGCTACGGCGTCGTGTTTTCTCCCCACGGTGAAAATACCATTCTCGTTCTTAAAGATTATATTCCTCATCGATTGGCAATGAAAGATTTTGTCGATGATGTCAATGTCAGTCGCCATCCCTTACCGGAGTTAGAGTCGATACCCGCAGACTTGAAAGGAATCTTACTCAGCGAACCTCCCGAGGGATTGTGCCAGTTTATTTTTGCAGGGTTGTTTATCTGTCACCATCGCTATTTGTCGGATATCTTAGAAGAGTTTCATCAGTATGACGAACGCGATTTTTGGCAGCAAGTTCGCCAAGTAATTCTAAACTATCAACGTCAGTTTCCCGAATTGCAAGATCGCTTTGAATTATTCAATTTATTGGCACCCAAATTTACGAAACTTTGCCTCAATCGCAATCGGCTGATTACTTACGGTTATGCCGACGATGGCGATCGCCCCCATGCTGCCGCATTCGGTAAAGTAAATAATGCTTTACACGAAGCGATCTCCGATCGCCTCAACTTATCGGTGTAG
- a CDS encoding ABC transporter ATP-binding protein: MIAATDWAIRAINLKISYDDLAIVSDLSIDIEMGKITALIGPNGSGKSTVLRTIARLLKPERGLIYLNGKNIAKMPTQAIARELAMLPQSPDIPAGITVWELIGYGRYPHRSLLGTLSRQDKIAMEWALEMTRLQSLRDRAVDTLSGGERQRAWIALALAQKTGILLLDEPTTFLDIRHQLDILSLVKSLNREQQITVVWVLHELNQAAAYSDRMIMFRSGEIMSMGTPAQVMTPEKILEVFGVKMTVIPHPVNGLPTCFPINY; encoded by the coding sequence ATGATAGCAGCAACTGATTGGGCAATTCGGGCCATAAATCTAAAAATTAGTTATGACGATCTCGCGATCGTTTCTGATTTATCCATTGACATCGAAATGGGTAAAATCACTGCGTTGATCGGCCCTAATGGATCGGGAAAAAGTACCGTTTTAAGAACCATTGCCCGCCTATTAAAGCCCGAACGCGGTCTAATTTATTTGAACGGTAAAAATATTGCAAAAATGCCAACCCAGGCGATCGCCCGCGAATTGGCAATGTTACCGCAATCCCCGGATATTCCCGCAGGAATAACCGTTTGGGAGTTAATCGGTTACGGGCGTTATCCCCATCGATCGCTGTTAGGTACTTTATCGAGACAAGACAAAATTGCGATGGAATGGGCGTTAGAAATGACTCGATTGCAATCCTTGCGCGATCGTGCAGTCGATACTTTATCGGGTGGGGAAAGACAACGGGCGTGGATTGCTTTAGCGTTAGCCCAAAAAACGGGGATTTTATTATTAGACGAACCAACAACATTTCTCGATATTCGCCATCAGTTAGATATTCTCTCTTTAGTTAAAAGTCTCAATCGAGAACAACAAATTACAGTGGTTTGGGTACTGCACGAACTCAATCAAGCCGCAGCTTATAGCGATCGCATGATTATGTTTCGTTCCGGTGAAATCATGTCAATGGGAACCCCCGCACAAGTGATGACCCCAGAAAAAATTTTAGAAGTTTTTGGAGTCAAAATGACGGTTATTCCTCATCCAGTTAATGGATTGCCAACTTGTTTTCCAATAAATTATTGA
- a CDS encoding ABC transporter substrate-binding protein, translating into MLKKPSKFLKLLVCFLLGVFIFSCTSDRPQLNLKVNGEYPKRIVALEWVYVEDLLTLGIQPVGVADITGYQQFVQIEPQLAEDVVDVGTRQEPNLEAIAELDPDLIIGVQFRHEYIKETLSKIAPTLLFNPYPPPPPQGIRQLDEMQATFLKIAETVGQAERGKAVLKQMHSNFDRISQQLKGIGLDDAKFVLGQLPPIGPELRLFNESSMAVQILQEIGLNNLWKGNSNSFGFNSVWVESLPQIETAHFFYISNKSNPYLELLTNNFVWKNLKFVKEDRVYSLDGQTWLFGGPLSAELLGKNVIKNLVK; encoded by the coding sequence ATGTTAAAAAAACCAAGTAAATTTTTAAAACTTTTAGTCTGTTTTTTATTAGGAGTATTTATTTTTTCTTGTACGAGCGATCGCCCGCAATTAAATTTAAAAGTTAATGGCGAATATCCGAAGCGAATTGTCGCCCTAGAATGGGTTTACGTTGAAGATTTACTCACTTTAGGGATTCAACCTGTCGGCGTTGCCGATATTACAGGTTATCAGCAATTCGTACAAATCGAACCGCAACTCGCCGAGGATGTTGTCGATGTTGGAACGCGACAGGAACCGAATTTAGAAGCGATCGCCGAACTCGATCCCGATCTAATTATCGGCGTCCAATTTCGTCACGAATATATCAAAGAAACCTTATCAAAAATTGCCCCAACTTTACTCTTCAATCCTTATCCACCACCCCCACCCCAAGGAATCCGGCAATTGGACGAAATGCAAGCAACGTTTTTAAAAATTGCCGAAACGGTGGGTCAAGCAGAACGGGGTAAAGCAGTTCTCAAGCAAATGCATTCAAACTTCGATCGCATCTCCCAACAGTTAAAGGGAATCGGATTGGATGACGCTAAATTTGTCCTAGGACAACTGCCCCCCATCGGTCCGGAGTTGCGATTATTTAACGAGAGTTCGATGGCGGTACAAATTTTACAAGAAATTGGCTTAAATAATTTATGGAAAGGGAATTCTAATTCATTTGGTTTTAATTCGGTATGGGTGGAGTCTTTACCTCAAATAGAAACCGCTCATTTCTTCTATATCTCTAATAAAAGCAATCCTTATTTAGAACTTTTAACGAATAACTTTGTATGGAAAAACTTAAAATTTGTTAAAGAGGACCGCGTTTATTCCCTTGACGGTCAAACGTGGTTGTTTGGCGGCCCACTGTCGGCGGAACTCTTAGGTAAAAATGTTATCAAAAATTTAGTAAAATGA
- a CDS encoding iron ABC transporter permease has product MNYLSKTLSIADLKKGSIAPLLSASIAIAGGLLLLMLLAIAHLAQGEIEIDLLTVLGAVFAPDGSPNAQIVRSLRLPRSAIAVMTGAAWGMAGVLFQTVTRNPLSSAATLGINAGAYFSVTAALIFVPQWFDRSPVGVALAGGILAAALVYAIAAGVHLSPLRLTLSGVAVSLALASLTAILQVFYENQLSGIFLWGAGSLRQTDWSNAAYAAPRIAIPATFALLLSKNWDILLLGDDVARSLGQNLQKTRMICTAIAVFLAALSVSVVGPIGFIGIVAPHLVRLMGCRSHWTLLPAAAIWGAIVLVGADICALQFSAGFGEIPVGTTIPLVGAPFLIWLVGKNERLDRGSSPARSSSHQGRSYPYPALTLAAIGLIFVAAIASLSLGTLSSSPGKFLALIAGNASELYTWVVFELRLPRLVVSLLAGSSLAVSGLLLQSVVRNPIAGPEIVGITSGAGLGVCFILVLFPGASVEAVAIAAFVGAFAVFALIGAIAWRSNLSPTRLALVGIAVSAFCTAGINLLVVVAQLRVARALVWLAGSTYARNWEDIARLSPWPLVLLPLAWVFAPWLDLMALGEDLPRLLGVQLQKARALAISIAVALAAAAVSTVGTISFVGLVAPHIARLLVGSRHRQLVPLAALFGALLVAVADTLGRIVVAPAEIPSGLVTAAIGTPYFLWLLWRSR; this is encoded by the coding sequence GTGAATTATCTGTCTAAAACACTCTCGATCGCCGATTTAAAAAAAGGATCGATCGCCCCCCTTCTATCGGCAAGCATCGCGATCGCGGGTGGCTTACTTTTACTGATGTTACTCGCGATCGCCCATCTCGCCCAGGGAGAGATCGAAATCGATCTATTGACCGTCCTAGGGGCAGTTTTCGCCCCGGACGGCAGCCCGAACGCCCAAATTGTGCGATCGCTGCGGTTACCTCGATCGGCGATCGCGGTGATGACCGGGGCCGCCTGGGGCATGGCGGGGGTTCTGTTCCAAACCGTCACCCGCAATCCCCTGTCTTCCGCCGCCACCCTCGGCATCAATGCGGGGGCATACTTCAGTGTCACCGCCGCCTTAATCTTCGTCCCTCAGTGGTTCGATCGATCGCCTGTCGGCGTTGCCTTAGCAGGCGGGATTCTAGCCGCCGCCTTGGTTTACGCGATCGCTGCGGGAGTCCACTTATCTCCCTTGCGTCTCACTTTATCCGGCGTAGCCGTTTCCCTCGCCCTCGCTTCGTTGACGGCAATCTTGCAAGTTTTTTACGAAAATCAATTGTCTGGGATCTTTCTGTGGGGGGCGGGTTCGTTGCGACAAACGGACTGGAGTAATGCGGCTTATGCAGCCCCTAGAATCGCTATTCCTGCAACTTTTGCCTTACTTTTATCAAAAAATTGGGATATTTTGTTGCTCGGCGACGACGTAGCCCGATCGCTCGGCCAAAATTTGCAAAAAACTCGCATGATTTGTACGGCGATCGCCGTATTTTTAGCGGCTCTTTCGGTCAGTGTGGTCGGCCCGATCGGCTTTATTGGGATTGTCGCTCCGCACTTAGTACGATTAATGGGATGCCGCTCTCACTGGACTTTACTCCCGGCTGCCGCCATTTGGGGGGCGATCGTCTTGGTCGGCGCCGATATTTGCGCGTTGCAATTCAGTGCGGGATTCGGTGAAATTCCCGTGGGAACGACGATTCCCTTGGTCGGGGCGCCGTTTTTAATTTGGTTGGTGGGTAAAAACGAGCGACTCGATCGCGGATCCAGTCCGGCGCGCTCTTCTTCTCACCAAGGGAGAAGCTACCCTTATCCCGCTCTGACCCTCGCCGCGATCGGGCTAATTTTTGTCGCCGCGATCGCCAGTTTGAGCTTGGGGACTTTATCTTCTTCACCGGGTAAATTCCTCGCCCTCATCGCCGGAAATGCAAGCGAACTCTACACTTGGGTTGTTTTCGAGTTGCGTTTGCCGCGCCTGGTCGTCTCTCTCCTCGCCGGATCCTCCCTGGCTGTGAGTGGCTTGCTCTTACAAAGTGTAGTGAGAAATCCGATCGCCGGACCGGAAATCGTCGGGATTACCTCTGGGGCGGGATTGGGGGTCTGTTTCATTTTGGTTCTCTTCCCGGGCGCCTCCGTCGAAGCCGTGGCGATCGCCGCTTTTGTGGGAGCTTTTGCCGTGTTTGCACTCATCGGCGCGATCGCATGGCGCAGCAACCTTTCACCCACTCGCCTCGCCCTCGTCGGAATCGCGGTTTCAGCGTTCTGCACCGCCGGAATTAACTTGCTCGTCGTGGTCGCCCAGTTGCGCGTCGCCCGGGCTTTAGTTTGGCTCGCGGGCAGCACTTACGCACGAAATTGGGAAGATATTGCCCGCTTGAGTCCTTGGCCACTTGTTTTGCTGCCGCTTGCATGGGTTTTCGCACCTTGGCTCGATCTGATGGCATTAGGCGAAGACTTGCCACGCTTGCTGGGAGTGCAGTTGCAAAAAGCCCGCGCCCTGGCGATCTCGATCGCCGTCGCCCTCGCCGCCGCCGCCGTTTCTACCGTCGGAACCATCAGTTTTGTCGGCTTGGTCGCCCCTCACATTGCGCGATTGCTAGTCGGTTCGCGTCACCGCCAACTCGTCCCCCTCGCCGCCTTGTTCGGCGCCTTACTCGTCGCCGTCGCCGACACCCTCGGTCGGATCGTGGTCGCCCCCGCCGAAATCCCTTCGGGACTGGTCACGGCGGCGATCGGAACCCCTTATTTTCTGTGGTTGTTGTGGCGATCGCGGTAA